A window from Enterocloster bolteae encodes these proteins:
- a CDS encoding glycogen/starch/alpha-glucan phosphorylase, producing MNKGFDKETFKRSVVDNVKNMFRRTIDEATPQQVFQAVAYAVKDVIIDEWIATHKEYEKKDVKTVYYLSMEFLMGRALGNNIINICARDEIKEALDEMGFDLNVIEDQEPDAALGNGGLGRLAACFLDSLATLGYPAYGCGIRYRYGMFKQKIENGYQVEVPDNWLKDGNPFEIRRPEYASEIKFGGYVRIENQGGVNHFVQDGYQSVRAVPYDLPIIGYGNNVVNTLRIWDAEPINTFNLDSFDRGDYQKAVEQENLAKTIVEVLYPNDNHYAGKELRLKQQYFFISASVQRAVKKYKEKHDDIRKFYEKVVFQLNDTHPTVAIPELMRILLDEEGLTWDEAWEVTTRTCAYTNHTIMSEALEKWPIELFSRLLPRIYQIVEEINRRFQNQIQTMYPGNQEKLRKMSIIYDGQVKMAYMAIAASFSVNGVARLHTEILKHQELKDFYEMMPEKFNNKTNGITQRRFLLHGNPLLADWVTSKIGDEWITDLPHIKKLELFAGDEKCQFEFMNIKYQNKLRLARYIKENNGIDVDPRSIFDVQVKRLHEYKRQLMNILHVMYLYNQLKDNPDMDMIPRTFIFGAKAAAGYKRAKLTIKLINSVADVINNDKSINGKIKVVFIEDYRVSNAELIFAAADVSEQISTASKEASGTSNMKFMLNGALTLGTMDGANVEIVEEVGADNAFIFGMSSDEVINYENNGGYYPMDIFNNDQEIRRVLMQLINGYYAPDNPELFRDIYNSLLNTKSSDRADTYFILKDFRSYAEAHQRVDKAYRDQAWWAKAAILNTANCGKFTSDRTIEEYVKDIWHLKKVTVEM from the coding sequence ATGAATAAAGGATTTGATAAGGAAACGTTCAAGCGCAGTGTGGTGGACAACGTAAAGAACATGTTCCGAAGGACCATTGATGAGGCGACTCCCCAGCAGGTATTTCAGGCAGTGGCCTATGCTGTGAAGGATGTTATCATTGACGAGTGGATTGCCACTCACAAGGAATATGAGAAAAAGGACGTTAAGACAGTATACTACCTGTCCATGGAGTTCCTCATGGGCCGTGCTCTGGGCAATAATATCATCAATATCTGCGCCAGGGATGAGATTAAGGAAGCCCTGGATGAGATGGGCTTTGATTTAAATGTGATTGAGGACCAGGAGCCGGACGCAGCCCTGGGAAACGGCGGCCTGGGACGTCTGGCGGCCTGTTTCCTGGATTCGCTGGCAACCCTGGGATATCCGGCATATGGCTGCGGCATCCGTTACCGCTACGGCATGTTCAAGCAGAAGATTGAGAACGGTTACCAGGTGGAGGTGCCGGATAACTGGTTAAAGGACGGCAACCCCTTTGAGATCCGCAGGCCGGAGTATGCTTCCGAGATTAAATTCGGAGGTTATGTGCGCATTGAGAACCAGGGCGGAGTGAACCATTTCGTACAGGACGGATACCAGTCTGTCCGCGCGGTGCCCTATGACCTGCCGATTATCGGATACGGCAACAATGTGGTGAATACCCTGCGTATCTGGGATGCAGAACCCATCAACACCTTTAATTTGGATTCCTTTGACAGGGGAGATTACCAGAAGGCAGTGGAGCAGGAGAATCTGGCCAAAACCATTGTGGAGGTCCTTTACCCCAATGACAACCACTACGCAGGCAAGGAACTGCGCCTGAAGCAGCAGTATTTCTTTATTTCCGCCAGCGTACAGAGGGCGGTTAAAAAGTATAAAGAAAAGCACGATGACATCAGAAAATTCTATGAAAAAGTAGTGTTCCAGCTGAACGACACCCACCCGACGGTTGCCATCCCTGAATTGATGCGGATTCTTCTGGACGAGGAGGGACTTACATGGGATGAGGCGTGGGAGGTAACCACCAGGACCTGCGCTTATACAAACCACACCATCATGTCAGAGGCGCTGGAGAAGTGGCCCATTGAGCTGTTCTCACGGCTTCTGCCCAGAATTTACCAGATTGTGGAGGAAATCAACCGCAGGTTCCAGAACCAGATTCAGACCATGTATCCGGGCAACCAGGAGAAGCTGCGCAAAATGTCCATTATTTACGACGGACAGGTGAAGATGGCTTACATGGCGATTGCAGCCAGCTTTTCCGTCAACGGCGTTGCCAGGCTTCACACAGAAATCCTTAAGCACCAGGAGTTAAAAGACTTCTATGAGATGATGCCGGAGAAGTTCAACAACAAGACAAACGGCATAACCCAGAGACGGTTCCTGCTTCACGGCAATCCGCTGCTGGCAGACTGGGTCACCTCCAAAATTGGCGATGAGTGGATTACCGACCTTCCCCACATCAAGAAGCTGGAACTCTTTGCAGGGGATGAGAAGTGCCAGTTTGAGTTTATGAACATCAAGTACCAGAATAAGCTGCGCCTTGCCAGATATATAAAGGAGAATAACGGCATTGACGTGGACCCGCGCTCTATTTTCGACGTGCAGGTCAAGAGGCTTCATGAGTATAAGCGCCAGCTGATGAACATTCTCCATGTGATGTATCTGTACAACCAGCTGAAGGATAATCCTGATATGGATATGATTCCCAGGACCTTTATCTTCGGCGCAAAGGCAGCTGCAGGCTATAAGCGGGCTAAGTTGACCATCAAGCTCATCAACTCAGTGGCGGATGTCATCAACAATGACAAGTCCATTAACGGCAAGATTAAGGTGGTGTTCATCGAGGATTACCGTGTATCCAATGCAGAGCTTATATTTGCGGCGGCTGATGTCAGCGAGCAGATATCCACGGCCAGCAAGGAGGCTTCCGGCACCAGCAACATGAAGTTTATGCTCAACGGGGCCCTTACCCTGGGAACCATGGACGGAGCCAATGTGGAAATCGTGGAGGAAGTGGGAGCGGACAATGCATTTATTTTCGGCATGTCCTCCGACGAGGTTATTAACTACGAGAACAACGGCGGCTATTACCCCATGGATATCTTTAACAATGACCAGGAAATCCGCCGTGTGCTCATGCAGCTGATTAACGGATACTATGCACCGGATAACCCAGAGCTGTTCAGGGATATCTATAACTCTCTCTTAAATACCAAGAGCAGCGACAGGGCTGATACCTACTTTATCCTCAAGGACTTCCGTTCCTATGCCGAGGCGCACCAGAGGGTGGATAAGGCTTACAGGGACCAGGCGTGGTGGGCTAAGGCAGCCATCCTTAACACGGCCAACTGCGGAAAGTTCACATCTGACCGTACCATTGAGGAGTATGTGAAGGATATCTGGCATCTGAAGAAAGTGACCGTAGAAATGTAA
- the ileS gene encoding isoleucine--tRNA ligase: protein MYDKVPTDLKFVEREKEVEKFWEAEHIFEKSIKMREGCKPYVFYDGPPTANGKPHIGHVETRVIKDMIPRYRAMKGYMVPRKAGWDTHGLPVELEVEKKLGLDGKEQIEQYGLEPFIKECKESVWKYKGMWEDFSNTVGFWADMDNPYVTYDNSFIESEWWALKQIWDKGLLYKGFKVVPYCPRCGTPLSSHEVAQGYKDVKERSAIARFKAKGEDAYILAWTTTPWTLPSNLALCVNPKEDYVKVKTGDGYTYYIAQALADTVLGEDYEVLETYKGKDLEFKEYEPLYDCSVPLCEKQHKKAYYVVCADYVTLTDGTGIVHIAPAFGEDDANVGRKYDLPFVQLVDAKGDMTADTPFAGTFVKDADPMVLKDLESRGLLFSAPSFEHSYPHCWRCGTPLIYYARESWFIKMTAVKDDLIRNNNTINWVPDSIGKGRFGDWLENIQDWGISRNRYWGTPLNIWECECGHQHSIGSIEELKSLSDNCPDEIELHRPYIDAVNIKCPKCNKPMKRVPEVIDCWFDSGAMPFAQHHYPFENKELFESQFPAQFISEAVDQTRGWFYSLLAESTLLFNKAPYENVVVMGLVLDENGQKMSKSKGNAVDPFDTLAAHGADAIRWFFYTCSAPWIPKRYQDKAVTEGQRKFMGTLWNTYAFWVLYANIDNFDPTRYTLEYDKLPVMDRWMLSKMNSMVKTVDNSLMNYQIPEAARSLQEFVDDLSNWYVRRSRERFWAKGMEQDKINAFMTLYTALVTVAKAAAPMIPFMTEQIYQNIVRKVDGNAPESVHLCDFPEVNESWIDAELESDMDEVLKVVVMGRAARNAANIKNRQPIARMYVKADHELSRFYVQIIEEELNVKQVIFSDDVREFTSYTFKPQLKTVGPKYGKLLNRIRQTLTDIDGSAAMDTLNEKGQLTFDYDGQEVVLTKDDLLIDVSQKDGYVTEEDNYVTVVLDTNLTPELIEEGFVRELISKIQTMRKEAGFEVMDHISVFQDGNDRIAELIKAHADEIKTEVMADHISIGAMSGFVKEWNINGENVMLGVEKTMK from the coding sequence ATGTATGACAAAGTCCCCACAGACCTTAAGTTTGTGGAACGGGAAAAAGAAGTGGAGAAGTTCTGGGAAGCAGAGCACATCTTTGAGAAAAGCATTAAAATGAGGGAGGGCTGCAAGCCCTATGTATTCTATGACGGACCGCCAACTGCCAACGGCAAGCCTCATATCGGCCATGTGGAGACCCGTGTAATCAAGGATATGATTCCCAGATACCGGGCCATGAAGGGGTATATGGTGCCGAGAAAGGCCGGATGGGACACCCACGGCCTGCCTGTGGAGCTGGAAGTTGAGAAGAAGCTGGGACTGGACGGCAAGGAGCAGATTGAGCAGTATGGTCTGGAGCCGTTTATCAAAGAATGTAAGGAAAGCGTCTGGAAGTACAAGGGCATGTGGGAGGATTTCTCCAACACCGTTGGCTTCTGGGCTGATATGGACAATCCTTATGTAACCTATGACAACAGCTTTATCGAGTCTGAGTGGTGGGCTCTTAAGCAGATTTGGGACAAGGGTCTTTTGTACAAGGGCTTTAAGGTGGTTCCCTACTGCCCGCGCTGCGGCACCCCGCTGTCCTCCCATGAGGTGGCCCAGGGTTATAAGGATGTAAAGGAGCGTTCCGCCATTGCCCGCTTTAAGGCCAAGGGAGAAGACGCATATATCCTGGCATGGACCACTACGCCGTGGACCCTTCCCAGCAACCTGGCCCTGTGTGTGAACCCCAAGGAAGACTATGTAAAAGTAAAGACAGGCGACGGCTACACCTACTATATCGCTCAGGCCCTGGCAGATACCGTGCTGGGTGAAGACTATGAGGTGCTGGAAACTTACAAGGGCAAGGACCTGGAGTTCAAGGAATATGAGCCCCTCTATGACTGCTCCGTGCCCCTGTGCGAGAAGCAGCACAAGAAAGCCTACTATGTGGTCTGTGCTGACTATGTAACACTGACAGACGGTACCGGCATCGTACACATTGCACCTGCCTTTGGTGAGGATGATGCCAACGTTGGCCGCAAGTACGACCTTCCCTTTGTGCAGCTGGTGGACGCCAAGGGCGATATGACGGCGGATACGCCTTTTGCAGGCACCTTTGTGAAGGATGCGGACCCCATGGTGTTAAAGGATCTGGAGTCCAGAGGGCTGCTTTTCTCAGCCCCCAGCTTCGAGCACAGTTATCCCCACTGCTGGCGCTGCGGAACCCCTCTCATTTACTATGCAAGGGAGTCCTGGTTCATCAAAATGACTGCTGTGAAGGATGACCTGATCCGCAACAACAATACCATTAACTGGGTTCCGGATTCCATCGGCAAGGGCCGCTTCGGGGACTGGCTGGAGAATATTCAGGACTGGGGTATTTCCAGAAACCGTTACTGGGGCACCCCGCTCAATATCTGGGAGTGCGAGTGCGGACACCAGCATTCCATCGGAAGCATCGAGGAATTAAAGAGCTTATCCGACAACTGCCCTGATGAAATCGAGCTTCACCGCCCATATATTGACGCTGTAAACATCAAGTGCCCCAAGTGCAATAAGCCCATGAAGCGTGTGCCTGAGGTGATTGACTGCTGGTTTGATTCCGGAGCCATGCCCTTTGCGCAGCACCATTATCCCTTTGAGAACAAGGAACTGTTCGAGTCGCAGTTCCCGGCCCAGTTTATCTCCGAGGCAGTGGACCAGACCAGAGGATGGTTCTATTCCCTCCTTGCTGAGTCCACCCTGCTGTTCAACAAGGCGCCTTATGAAAATGTAGTTGTCATGGGGCTTGTGCTGGATGAGAACGGACAGAAGATGAGCAAGTCCAAGGGCAATGCAGTGGATCCCTTTGATACCCTGGCAGCCCACGGCGCAGACGCCATCCGCTGGTTCTTCTACACCTGCAGCGCTCCCTGGATTCCAAAGCGCTACCAGGATAAGGCAGTGACCGAGGGACAGCGCAAGTTTATGGGTACCCTTTGGAACACCTATGCTTTCTGGGTGCTGTATGCCAATATTGACAATTTTGATCCCACCAGATATACCCTGGAATACGACAAGCTTCCGGTCATGGACCGCTGGATGCTGTCCAAGATGAATTCCATGGTAAAGACAGTGGATAACAGCCTGATGAATTACCAGATTCCTGAGGCGGCCAGATCCCTCCAGGAGTTCGTGGATGACTTAAGCAACTGGTATGTGCGCAGAAGCCGTGAGCGCTTCTGGGCAAAGGGAATGGAGCAGGATAAGATTAATGCCTTCATGACCCTGTACACGGCCCTTGTGACCGTGGCAAAGGCGGCTGCTCCCATGATTCCGTTTATGACAGAGCAGATTTACCAGAATATCGTGAGAAAGGTGGACGGGAACGCGCCTGAAAGTGTACACCTGTGCGATTTCCCGGAGGTGAATGAGTCCTGGATTGATGCGGAGCTGGAATCCGACATGGATGAAGTGCTGAAGGTGGTTGTCATGGGACGTGCGGCCAGGAATGCGGCCAATATCAAGAACCGCCAGCCCATTGCCCGGATGTATGTGAAGGCCGACCATGAGCTGTCAAGGTTCTACGTGCAGATTATTGAGGAAGAACTGAATGTGAAGCAGGTGATTTTCTCCGATGATGTAAGGGAATTTACCTCCTATACCTTCAAGCCTCAGTTAAAGACCGTGGGACCAAAGTACGGCAAGCTGTTAAACCGGATTCGCCAGACTCTGACCGATATCGACGGCAGCGCTGCCATGGATACCCTGAATGAGAAGGGACAGCTTACCTTTGACTATGACGGCCAGGAAGTGGTGCTGACAAAGGACGACCTGCTGATCGATGTTTCCCAGAAGGACGGCTATGTGACAGAGGAAGACAACTATGTGACCGTTGTTCTGGATACCAACCTGACTCCTGAACTGATTGAGGAAGGCTTTGTGAGAGAACTCATAAGCAAGATTCAGACCATGCGCAAGGAGGCCGGATTTGAGGTCATGGACCACATCAGCGTATTCCAGGATGGAAATGACCGGATTGCAGAACTGATTAAGGCCCATGCGGACGAGATCAAAACAGAGGTCATGGCGGACCATATCAGCATCGGCGCCATGTCCGGCTTTGTTAAAGAGTGGAACATTAACGGCGAAAATGTAATGCTCGGTGTTGAAAAGACCATGAAATAA
- a CDS encoding nicotinate phosphoribosyltransferase has protein sequence MEQRNLTLLTDLYELTMMQGYFKEKDANETVVFDMFYRTNPHGNGFAICAGLQQVIEYIEDLHFDDSDIEYLRSLDMFEEDFLSYLNEFRFTGNIYAIPEGTVVFPREPLVKVIAPIMQAQLIETALLNIINHQSLIATKTERIVYAAKGDGVMEFGLRRAQGPDAGTYGARAAMIAGCIGTSNVLCGKMFDVPVKGTHAHSWIMSFPDELTAFRTYAKLYPSACILLVDTYDTLGSGVPNAIQVFKEMREAGIPLTFYGIRLDSGDLAYLSKKAKKMLNEAGFPDAVISASNDLDENLINSLKMQGSTINSWGVGTNLITAKDCPSFGGVYKLAAVMDKATGQFMPKIKLSENAEKITNPGNKTIQRIYDKATGKIIADLICLVGEEFDTRNSLLLFDPLETWKKTMLAPDSYTMRELMIPIFLDGRCVYQSPKVMDIQAYCKKELDTLWDESKRLINPHTVHVDLSNELWHTKNQLLDSFHRK, from the coding sequence ATGGAGCAGAGAAATCTTACCTTACTCACAGACCTGTATGAGCTAACCATGATGCAGGGGTATTTCAAAGAAAAGGACGCCAACGAAACCGTTGTATTCGACATGTTTTACAGGACCAATCCCCACGGCAACGGCTTTGCCATCTGTGCCGGATTGCAGCAGGTCATTGAGTACATTGAGGACCTGCATTTTGATGACAGCGACATTGAATACCTGAGAAGCCTGGATATGTTTGAGGAGGACTTTCTGAGCTATCTCAATGAATTCCGCTTTACAGGCAATATTTACGCCATTCCGGAGGGTACCGTGGTTTTCCCCAGGGAACCCCTTGTCAAGGTCATTGCCCCCATTATGCAGGCCCAGCTCATCGAGACAGCGCTGCTCAATATCATCAATCACCAGAGCCTCATTGCCACCAAGACAGAGCGCATCGTCTACGCGGCCAAGGGAGACGGCGTCATGGAATTCGGACTGCGCAGGGCCCAGGGACCGGATGCCGGCACCTACGGAGCAAGGGCAGCCATGATAGCCGGATGCATCGGCACCTCCAATGTACTCTGCGGAAAAATGTTCGATGTCCCGGTAAAGGGAACCCATGCCCACAGCTGGATTATGAGCTTTCCCGACGAGCTGACCGCCTTCCGCACCTATGCCAAGCTCTATCCTTCCGCCTGCATTCTGCTGGTGGATACCTATGATACCTTAGGTTCCGGCGTTCCCAACGCCATCCAGGTATTTAAGGAGATGAGAGAAGCCGGTATTCCTCTTACCTTCTACGGCATCCGTCTGGACAGCGGTGATTTGGCCTACCTGTCCAAAAAGGCCAAAAAGATGCTCAACGAGGCCGGATTCCCGGACGCAGTGATCTCCGCCTCCAACGACCTGGACGAGAACCTGATCAACTCCCTGAAAATGCAGGGATCCACCATCAATTCCTGGGGAGTGGGCACCAACCTGATTACAGCCAAAGACTGTCCGTCCTTCGGAGGCGTATACAAACTGGCTGCTGTAATGGACAAGGCCACAGGCCAGTTTATGCCGAAAATCAAGCTGTCCGAAAACGCGGAGAAAATCACCAACCCGGGCAACAAGACCATACAGAGGATTTATGATAAGGCCACCGGCAAAATCATAGCAGATTTGATTTGTCTGGTGGGCGAGGAATTCGACACCCGCAATTCCCTCCTTCTCTTCGACCCCTTAGAGACATGGAAAAAGACCATGCTGGCGCCAGACAGCTATACCATGCGGGAACTGATGATCCCCATTTTCCTGGACGGCAGGTGCGTGTACCAGTCTCCGAAGGTAATGGATATCCAGGCCTACTGTAAAAAAGAGCTGGATACCCTGTGGGATGAGTCCAAGCGTCTCATCAACCCCCACACAGTCCATGTGGACCTGTCCAATGAGCTGTGGCACACAAAGAACCAGCTGCTGGATTCCTTCCACAGAAAATAA
- a CDS encoding SIR2 family NAD-dependent protein deacylase: MIGEKTLELLKQVLAESSYTVAICGSGMMEEGGILGLKQEGRAYEIEQKYSESPEELFHISCLSRRPERFYEFYREEILKKIPDMTPSVRALARMEEDDKLQCIVTTNIFDLPEQVGCRNVIYLHGSIYKNRCPHCGRLYSMEEIRDSRHVPHCKNCKTMIRPGTSLYGEMVDSSIMSRTTEEIARADVLLVLGTSLRSEVYSNYIRYFQGRKMVIIHRIPRPLDEKADMVIYDLPQNVLPLLVDGGI; the protein is encoded by the coding sequence ATGATTGGCGAAAAAACATTGGAACTCCTGAAGCAGGTATTGGCTGAAAGCAGCTATACGGTTGCCATCTGCGGTTCCGGGATGATGGAAGAGGGAGGCATTCTGGGACTTAAACAGGAAGGACGGGCTTATGAGATTGAACAGAAATATTCGGAATCACCGGAGGAGCTGTTTCACATTTCCTGTCTGTCCAGAAGGCCGGAACGATTCTATGAATTTTACCGCGAGGAGATACTGAAAAAGATTCCTGACATGACTCCGTCTGTCAGGGCGCTGGCCAGGATGGAGGAAGATGACAAGCTTCAGTGTATTGTTACCACCAATATTTTCGATTTGCCGGAACAGGTGGGCTGCCGGAATGTGATTTACCTTCACGGAAGCATATACAAAAACAGGTGCCCCCACTGCGGCAGGCTGTATTCCATGGAAGAGATCAGGGATTCCAGACATGTTCCTCATTGTAAGAACTGCAAAACCATGATACGTCCCGGAACCTCTCTCTACGGGGAGATGGTGGACAGCAGCATCATGAGCCGTACCACGGAGGAGATAGCCAGGGCCGACGTGCTCCTGGTGCTGGGAACCAGTCTGCGGTCAGAGGTATACAGCAACTACATACGGTACTTCCAGGGCAGGAAGATGGTAATTATCCACCGTATACCCAGGCCCCTGGATGAGAAAGCCGATATGGTCATATACGACCTTCCCCAGAATGTCCTTCCCCTTCTGGTGGATGGCGGGATTTAA
- a CDS encoding galactokinase, with amino-acid sequence MKVNETVKLLESGAARTLMAQLYGEDGVEANVKRYEDLLAGYEKMFGGEGDVKLFSSPGRTEISGNHTDHNHGKVLAGSINLDCVGAAGTNESNQVHIVSETYNQDFTIDLNHLEPSEKKAGTVDLVKGLLQGFKDSGYRVGGFNAYITSNVISAAGVSSSASFEMLLCSMLNTFFNEGRMSTVAYAHIGKFAENNYWDKASGLLDQMACAVGGLITIDFMEPLVPKVEKIDFDFGSQDHSLIIVQTGKGHADLSADYSSVPAEMKKVARYFGKEVLSQISEEQVIDNLAEVRQFAGDRSVLRALHFFEENKRVEAEVLALKENRFKDFLNNITASGNSSWKWLQNCFTNSDYQEQGITVTLALTELFIAEKQKGACRVHGGGFAGVIMAVLPNELVDEFIHYIEKCTGEGSAYRMSIRPYGAICFNDLI; translated from the coding sequence ATGAAGGTAAACGAGACAGTAAAACTGCTGGAGAGCGGCGCCGCCAGGACTCTTATGGCGCAGCTCTACGGGGAAGACGGGGTAGAGGCCAATGTAAAGCGCTATGAGGATTTGCTGGCCGGGTATGAGAAGATGTTTGGCGGGGAAGGGGATGTGAAGCTGTTTTCCTCACCCGGCAGAACGGAAATCAGCGGCAATCATACAGATCACAACCACGGCAAGGTGCTGGCAGGCAGCATTAATCTGGACTGTGTGGGGGCGGCCGGAACGAATGAATCCAATCAGGTACATATTGTCAGCGAGACATATAACCAGGATTTTACCATTGATCTGAACCATCTGGAGCCCAGTGAGAAAAAGGCGGGAACCGTGGACCTGGTAAAGGGACTTCTCCAGGGATTTAAGGATTCCGGCTACCGTGTGGGCGGATTCAACGCGTATATCACCAGCAATGTCATAAGCGCGGCAGGGGTCAGCTCATCAGCTTCCTTTGAGATGCTGCTGTGCTCCATGCTCAACACATTTTTTAATGAAGGCCGTATGAGCACCGTGGCATACGCCCATATCGGCAAGTTCGCGGAAAACAACTACTGGGACAAGGCGTCCGGCCTGCTGGACCAGATGGCATGTGCTGTGGGCGGCCTTATCACCATTGATTTTATGGAGCCGCTGGTACCTAAGGTGGAAAAGATAGACTTTGACTTTGGTTCCCAGGACCACAGCCTGATAATTGTACAGACCGGCAAGGGCCATGCTGACCTGAGCGCGGATTATTCCTCGGTTCCCGCGGAGATGAAAAAGGTGGCCAGGTATTTTGGAAAAGAGGTATTGTCCCAGATTTCCGAGGAACAGGTGATAGACAACCTGGCAGAGGTACGGCAGTTTGCCGGGGATCGATCCGTGCTGCGCGCACTGCATTTCTTTGAGGAAAATAAAAGGGTGGAGGCAGAGGTCCTTGCCCTTAAGGAGAACCGTTTTAAGGATTTCTTAAACAATATAACGGCATCCGGCAATTCCTCATGGAAATGGCTCCAGAACTGCTTTACCAACAGCGATTACCAGGAGCAGGGAATCACGGTTACCCTGGCGCTTACGGAGCTGTTCATTGCAGAAAAGCAGAAGGGGGCCTGCAGGGTCCACGGAGGAGGCTTTGCCGGCGTTATCATGGCAGTGCTGCCCAATGAACTTGTGGACGAATTCATACACTATATTGAAAAATGCACAGGAGAGGGAAGCGCTTACCGAATGAGCATCCGCCCATACGGAGCCATCTGCTTTAATGACCTGATTTAG
- a CDS encoding TIGR01212 family radical SAM protein (This family includes YhcC from E. coli K-12, an uncharacterized radical SAM protein.): MEWNGKPYHSLDYELRQQFGRKIYKLSLDGGMSCPNRDGTLGTGGCIFCSQGGSGDFAASRQTAVSRQIEQAMAQVKRKMPDGSQGSYIAYFQSYTNTYAPLPYLKQLFGEAVSHPAVAALSIGTRPDCLEPEVIGLLKDLNRVKPVWVELGLQTIHDSTAAFIRRGYGLPVFEDALRRLKAAGLTVIVHVILGLPGETRLMMAETVHYLAQSPIDGIKLQLLHILKGTGLADYCRTNPFPMFTMEEYIDFVIDCVEILPPELTIHRLTGDGPKSLLLAPLWSGNKRLVLNTLHRRFKERNTWQGKRYVPDSSYSAALSSTGAAIPSSPTVTP; the protein is encoded by the coding sequence ATGGAATGGAACGGAAAACCATATCACTCCCTGGACTATGAGCTGAGGCAGCAGTTCGGCCGGAAAATCTATAAGCTGTCCCTGGACGGAGGCATGAGCTGTCCCAACCGGGACGGCACTCTGGGAACAGGGGGCTGTATCTTTTGCAGCCAAGGCGGCTCTGGTGATTTTGCCGCTTCCAGACAGACGGCTGTCTCCCGGCAGATCGAGCAGGCCATGGCTCAGGTAAAGAGAAAGATGCCTGACGGCTCACAGGGTTCTTATATTGCCTATTTCCAGTCCTACACCAATACGTACGCTCCCCTGCCCTATCTGAAGCAATTGTTTGGGGAAGCAGTCTCCCATCCTGCCGTCGCAGCCCTGTCCATCGGCACCAGGCCGGACTGTCTGGAGCCTGAGGTTATCGGCCTGTTAAAGGATTTAAACCGTGTGAAACCGGTATGGGTGGAGCTGGGCCTCCAGACCATCCATGATTCCACCGCCGCCTTTATCCGCCGTGGTTACGGACTTCCTGTGTTTGAGGACGCCCTCAGACGCCTTAAGGCAGCTGGCCTGACCGTCATTGTCCATGTCATATTGGGCCTGCCCGGCGAGACCAGGCTCATGATGGCGGAAACCGTACATTATCTGGCCCAAAGCCCCATAGATGGAATCAAGCTCCAGCTTCTCCACATTTTAAAAGGGACCGGCCTGGCAGATTACTGCCGCACCAATCCCTTTCCCATGTTCACAATGGAGGAATACATTGATTTTGTCATAGACTGTGTGGAAATCCTTCCCCCTGAACTGACCATTCACCGCCTGACAGGGGACGGTCCAAAATCCCTTCTCCTGGCCCCTCTGTGGAGCGGCAACAAACGGCTGGTATTAAACACCCTGCACCGCCGTTTCAAGGAGAGGAACACCTGGCAGGGAAAAAGGTATGTCCCGGATTCCTCCTACTCTGCCGCTCTTTCCTCCACCGGCGCCGCAATTCCATCCTCCCCAACCGTCACGCCATAG